A genome region from Streptomyces sp. NBC_01296 includes the following:
- a CDS encoding TIGR02611 family protein produces MNTGSDRGTEASAADDTSTQQTTEEAPHVSKAPAFIKSRRTLHLSWQVGVFVVGLAVIGAGVAMLVLPGPGWVAIFAGLAIWATEFAWASLALRWTKRKVTEAAQKALDPKVRRRNIILTSVGLVIAGALIGFYLWKYGLTMPWDLKDQ; encoded by the coding sequence ATGAATACGGGGAGTGACCGCGGGACCGAAGCGTCCGCAGCCGACGACACCAGCACTCAGCAGACCACGGAAGAAGCGCCGCACGTATCGAAGGCTCCCGCCTTCATCAAGTCGCGCCGCACCCTGCACCTCAGCTGGCAGGTCGGCGTCTTCGTCGTCGGACTCGCCGTCATCGGTGCCGGCGTCGCCATGCTCGTCCTGCCCGGCCCCGGCTGGGTCGCGATCTTCGCGGGCCTCGCGATCTGGGCCACCGAGTTCGCCTGGGCCTCGCTCGCGCTTCGCTGGACCAAGCGCAAGGTCACCGAGGCCGCGCAGAAGGCACTGGACCCGAAGGTCCGCCGCCGCAACATCATCCTGACCAGCGTCGGACTCGTGATCGCCGGCGCGCTGATCGGCTTCTACCTGTGGAAGTACGGCCTCACGATGCCGTGGGACCTCAAGGACCAGTGA
- a CDS encoding SsgA family sporulation/cell division regulator, with protein MNTTVSCELHLRLVVSSESSLPVPAGLRYDTADPYAVHATFHTGAEETVEWVFARDLLAEGLHRPTGTGDVRVWPSRSHGQGVVCIALSSPEGEALLEAPARALESFLKRTDAAVPPGTEHRHFDLDKELSHILAES; from the coding sequence ATGAACACCACGGTCAGCTGCGAGCTGCACCTGCGCCTCGTTGTGTCGAGCGAGTCCTCACTGCCTGTCCCGGCGGGCCTGCGGTATGACACGGCCGATCCCTACGCCGTGCACGCCACCTTCCACACCGGCGCCGAGGAGACGGTCGAGTGGGTATTCGCCCGAGACCTCCTCGCTGAGGGCCTCCACCGGCCCACCGGAACCGGAGACGTCCGCGTCTGGCCGTCCCGCAGCCACGGTCAGGGCGTCGTCTGCATCGCCCTGAGCTCACCGGAGGGAGAAGCACTGCTCGAAGCACCCGCCCGCGCACTCGAGTCGTTCCTCAAGCGGACGGACGCCGCGGTTCCACCCGGGACCGAACACCGGCACTTCGACCTCGACAAAGAGCTCTCCCACATCCTGGCCGAAAGCTGA
- a CDS encoding chorismate-binding protein translates to MHDLLPLARFGGLLATDLRDVTSDPSALDSTGFWAVSADFEGRLVCARFGDIRPDPVPAPVAGAWRGPAADRWSSSLDRAAYTAGVRRIREYIAAGEVYQANLCRVMSAPLPDPDRADVDALTALLARGNPAPYAGTIRLPAHGVEIATASPELYLRRAGRHVESGPIKGTGRTAADLLPKDHAENVMIVDLVRNDLGRVCATGSVAVPELCAVEEHPGLVHLVSTVSGELADGAGWPELLAATFPPGSVTGAPKSSALRIIEALETAPRGPYCGGIGWVDADRGTAELAVGIRTFWIDRQGPGGPRLLLGTGAGITWGSDPEREWAETELKAARLLRVASGAHEVTGTPG, encoded by the coding sequence GTGCACGACCTGCTCCCCCTGGCCCGCTTCGGCGGCCTCCTCGCGACCGACCTCCGAGACGTCACCAGCGACCCCTCCGCCCTCGACTCCACCGGCTTCTGGGCGGTGTCCGCAGACTTCGAGGGGCGTCTGGTCTGCGCGCGCTTCGGCGACATCCGCCCCGACCCCGTCCCGGCGCCCGTCGCGGGAGCCTGGCGCGGCCCCGCCGCGGACCGGTGGTCCTCCTCCCTGGACCGCGCCGCCTACACGGCCGGCGTACGCCGCATCCGCGAATACATCGCCGCCGGCGAGGTGTACCAGGCCAACCTCTGCCGCGTGATGTCCGCGCCGCTGCCCGACCCGGACCGCGCCGACGTCGACGCCCTCACGGCGCTGCTCGCCCGCGGCAACCCGGCCCCCTACGCAGGAACGATTCGCCTCCCGGCCCACGGCGTCGAGATCGCCACCGCGTCCCCCGAGCTGTACCTCCGCCGGGCCGGTCGCCACGTGGAGTCCGGCCCCATCAAGGGCACCGGCCGCACCGCCGCCGACCTCCTGCCCAAGGACCACGCCGAGAACGTGATGATCGTGGACCTCGTACGCAACGACCTCGGCCGGGTCTGCGCCACCGGCTCCGTCGCCGTCCCCGAACTGTGCGCCGTCGAGGAGCACCCGGGCCTGGTCCACCTCGTCTCCACCGTCAGCGGCGAACTCGCCGACGGCGCCGGCTGGCCCGAGCTGCTCGCCGCCACCTTCCCGCCCGGCTCCGTCACCGGCGCCCCCAAGTCCTCCGCGCTGCGGATCATCGAAGCCCTCGAGACCGCCCCCCGCGGCCCCTACTGCGGGGGCATCGGCTGGGTCGACGCCGACCGCGGCACCGCCGAGCTCGCCGTCGGCATCCGCACCTTCTGGATCGACCGCCAGGGTCCGGGCGGCCCGCGCCTGCTCTTGGGCACCGGCGCCGGCATCACCTGGGGCTCCGACCCCGAGCGCGAATGGGCCGAGACCGAACTGAAGGCCGCCCGGCTGCTGCGGGTAGCGTCAGGAGCCCATGAGGTGACTGGTACCCCTGGGTGA
- a CDS encoding 3'-5' exonuclease → MTRWYEGPLAAFDTETTGVDVEQDRIVSAALVVQECAGGRVRSTRWLVNPGIPVPPGATEVHGLTDDHLQRNGRWPAPVVEEIARALGEQQVAGRPVVVMNAPFDLTLLDRELRRHRASTLARYLDNRPLTVLDPRVLDKHLDRYRKGRRTLTDLCAHYGIELEGAHDAGVDALASLEVVRAVGRRFAARLERLTPAELHTLQAVWHAAQARGLQAWFARQGTPESVDPHWPLRPELPAAA, encoded by the coding sequence ATGACGCGCTGGTACGAGGGCCCGCTGGCCGCATTCGACACGGAGACGACCGGAGTGGACGTGGAGCAGGACCGGATCGTGTCCGCCGCTCTCGTCGTGCAGGAGTGTGCGGGCGGCCGGGTCCGCTCCACCCGCTGGCTGGTCAATCCCGGGATTCCGGTGCCCCCGGGAGCCACGGAAGTGCACGGTCTGACCGATGACCACCTCCAGCGCAACGGGCGGTGGCCCGCGCCGGTGGTGGAGGAGATAGCCCGTGCGCTCGGTGAGCAGCAGGTGGCGGGCCGGCCGGTGGTGGTGATGAACGCGCCGTTCGATCTGACGCTGCTGGACCGGGAGTTGCGCCGGCACCGGGCGTCGACGCTGGCACGCTACCTGGACAACCGGCCGCTGACGGTGCTGGATCCGCGGGTGCTGGACAAGCATCTGGACCGGTACCGCAAGGGCCGCCGGACGCTGACGGACCTGTGCGCGCACTACGGGATAGAGCTGGAGGGGGCACATGACGCAGGTGTGGACGCGTTGGCCTCGCTGGAGGTCGTACGGGCGGTGGGGCGCCGCTTCGCGGCGCGGCTGGAGCGGCTGACTCCGGCGGAGCTGCACACGCTGCAGGCGGTGTGGCATGCGGCGCAGGCGCGCGGGCTGCAGGCGTGGTTCGCGCGTCAGGGGACGCCGGAGTCGGTGGATCCGCACTGGCCGCTGCGGCCGGAGCTGCCGGCGGCGGCGTAG
- a CDS encoding CGNR zinc finger domain-containing protein: MQIPHDTRRALDVVVALVNTTAETDQPDGLADVGSLREFVREYEISDVGELGVRDLAGVRTVRGKFAQVFGAVNPRTAAGLINELVATAGTTPQLTDHDGYDWHVHYFAPGASLGDHLAADGGMALAFIVVSGEQERLRRCEAPDCRRAFVDLSRNRSRRYCDSRTCGNRLHVAAYRARRKEADAGPSEQEEVMHGSQQQQGADHP, translated from the coding sequence GTGCAGATTCCCCACGACACCCGTCGCGCGCTCGACGTCGTCGTCGCGCTGGTGAACACCACGGCCGAGACGGACCAGCCCGACGGGCTGGCGGACGTCGGCTCACTGCGCGAGTTCGTGCGCGAGTACGAGATCAGCGACGTCGGCGAGCTCGGCGTCCGCGACCTCGCCGGAGTGCGCACGGTCCGCGGCAAATTCGCCCAGGTGTTCGGGGCGGTCAACCCCCGCACCGCGGCCGGACTGATCAACGAGCTGGTGGCGACCGCCGGTACCACCCCGCAGCTGACCGACCACGACGGCTACGACTGGCACGTCCACTACTTCGCGCCGGGCGCCTCGCTCGGCGACCACCTCGCGGCCGACGGCGGCATGGCGCTGGCCTTCATCGTGGTCTCCGGGGAGCAGGAGCGGCTGCGCCGCTGCGAGGCCCCCGACTGCCGGCGGGCCTTCGTGGACCTCTCGCGGAACCGCTCGCGGCGCTACTGCGACAGTCGGACCTGCGGGAACCGGCTGCACGTGGCGGCGTACCGGGCCCGGCGCAAGGAGGCCGACGCGGGACCGTCAGAGCAGGAAGAGGTCATGCACGGAAGCCAGCAGCAACAGGGTGCCGATCACCCCTAG
- a CDS encoding SCO7613 C-terminal domain-containing membrane protein, whose product MATPPPDTPLPPDRELVLIDRELAQLDARRGYLLARRDWLLRLPAPGGWVAQGVPARPQEASAPSAQNVLLILGAVLLAVAALAFTLVSWGSMGIAGRSAALAVVTVAALGAPALLLRRGLRSTAESVAAVGLLLTVLDAYAVYAVAAPDSDAAAYAAGAAAVLAALWAGYARVLPGLTVPLPAAVLTAQLPLPLAAVASAADPVGVGWALLATAALDAALVLAARGVRARASVSVPAAVSAAVLAAGALLIGLSESVQAGSAAAAAGPALLLAACAALGVGVAWREPSAMAGAVAGALAAVAALGGLARPGLSREWAVVVFLLLALPLLAAVRAGALPVAVRRGLAWAGAGVAALAAVSALPPAVGSLVSRIGVLDEVWAATTPSRDMCGPGPAAAVTLLVAAGAAGWPARVLPRPEPGVIAVVLAWAGLFTAPMAYGLPVAAALAAQLAVTAAAGVCALRLARGPGYAAAVCAAVGALNLSVAALDGRAATFAVFGLLGAGCAAGAAYGPAALPTRAGGAVLAVGYAAGTVAALGALWGLAVSWWALPLLAVVAAVAALGPRLGRVRIPAEIAAAVAGAVALLLPVREPALSALVCALAGVVCAGAAVREDRRRLGWAAGALFVAATWIRLAASGVAAPEAYALPVTVLALAVGFVRRRRDRRASSWTAYGPGLGATLLPSLVAAWGDPHWLRPLLLGLAALAVTLLGAHRRLQAPLLLGGGALAAVALHELAPYVVQVVDALPRWLPPALAGLLLLVVGATYEKRLRDARRMRAALGRLR is encoded by the coding sequence ATGGCGACTCCACCACCCGACACCCCCCTCCCGCCCGACCGGGAGCTCGTGCTCATCGACCGCGAACTGGCCCAACTCGACGCCCGGCGCGGATATCTGCTGGCGCGCCGGGACTGGCTGCTGCGGCTTCCGGCACCGGGCGGGTGGGTGGCGCAGGGCGTTCCCGCCCGCCCGCAGGAGGCCTCGGCCCCGAGTGCGCAGAACGTGCTGCTGATCTTGGGTGCGGTGCTGCTGGCGGTGGCTGCGCTTGCGTTCACGCTGGTCAGTTGGGGGTCCATGGGGATCGCCGGGCGCAGTGCGGCGCTGGCCGTGGTGACGGTGGCCGCGCTGGGCGCGCCGGCGCTGCTGCTGCGCCGGGGGCTGCGGTCGACGGCCGAGTCGGTGGCGGCGGTGGGGCTGCTGCTGACGGTGCTGGACGCGTACGCGGTGTACGCGGTCGCCGCGCCGGACAGTGACGCCGCGGCGTACGCGGCGGGGGCGGCGGCCGTGCTGGCGGCGCTGTGGGCGGGGTACGCCCGGGTGCTGCCGGGGCTGACGGTCCCGCTGCCGGCGGCGGTGCTGACGGCGCAGCTCCCGCTGCCGCTGGCGGCGGTGGCCTCGGCGGCGGACCCGGTGGGGGTCGGCTGGGCGCTGCTGGCGACGGCGGCGCTGGATGCGGCGCTCGTGCTGGCGGCGCGGGGGGTCCGCGCGCGGGCGTCGGTGTCCGTTCCGGCGGCGGTGAGCGCGGCCGTCCTCGCGGCGGGGGCCCTGCTGATCGGGCTGTCGGAGTCGGTGCAGGCCGGCTCGGCGGCCGCGGCGGCCGGTCCGGCGCTGCTGCTGGCGGCCTGCGCGGCGCTGGGCGTCGGGGTGGCCTGGCGGGAGCCTTCTGCGATGGCGGGCGCGGTCGCCGGCGCCCTGGCGGCGGTGGCGGCGCTCGGCGGCCTGGCCCGTCCCGGGTTGTCGCGGGAGTGGGCCGTGGTGGTGTTCCTGCTGCTCGCCCTGCCGCTGCTGGCAGCGGTACGGGCGGGCGCGCTCCCGGTGGCGGTCCGCCGCGGCCTGGCCTGGGCCGGGGCGGGGGTGGCGGCCCTGGCCGCGGTGTCGGCGCTGCCGCCCGCGGTGGGCTCGCTGGTGTCCCGGATCGGGGTGCTGGACGAGGTGTGGGCGGCGACGACACCGTCCCGGGACATGTGCGGGCCGGGCCCGGCGGCCGCGGTGACCCTGCTGGTCGCGGCGGGGGCCGCCGGGTGGCCGGCGCGGGTGCTGCCGCGCCCGGAGCCGGGCGTGATCGCGGTGGTCCTGGCCTGGGCGGGGCTGTTCACGGCGCCGATGGCGTACGGGCTGCCCGTCGCGGCGGCGCTCGCGGCCCAGCTGGCGGTGACGGCGGCCGCCGGGGTGTGCGCGCTGCGGCTCGCACGCGGCCCGGGGTACGCGGCTGCGGTGTGCGCCGCGGTGGGGGCGCTGAACCTGTCGGTGGCCGCGCTGGACGGCCGTGCGGCCACCTTCGCGGTGTTCGGGCTGCTGGGTGCGGGCTGCGCGGCAGGGGCGGCGTACGGGCCCGCCGCGCTGCCCACACGGGCCGGCGGGGCGGTGCTGGCCGTCGGATACGCGGCGGGCACGGTGGCGGCGCTGGGGGCGCTGTGGGGGCTCGCGGTGTCCTGGTGGGCGCTGCCCCTGCTGGCGGTCGTGGCTGCGGTGGCGGCGCTCGGCCCGCGCCTGGGCCGGGTGCGGATCCCGGCGGAGATCGCGGCGGCCGTGGCCGGCGCGGTGGCGCTGCTCCTCCCCGTCCGGGAGCCGGCCCTGTCGGCGCTGGTGTGCGCGCTGGCCGGGGTGGTCTGCGCGGGCGCGGCGGTCCGGGAGGACCGGCGCCGGCTCGGCTGGGCGGCCGGGGCCCTGTTCGTGGCGGCGACCTGGATCCGGCTCGCGGCGTCCGGGGTGGCGGCGCCGGAGGCGTACGCGCTGCCGGTGACGGTGCTCGCCCTCGCGGTGGGCTTCGTGCGCCGCCGGAGGGATCGGCGGGCCTCGTCGTGGACGGCGTACGGGCCGGGGCTGGGGGCGACGCTGCTGCCGAGCCTGGTCGCGGCCTGGGGCGACCCGCACTGGCTGCGGCCGCTGCTGCTGGGCCTGGCGGCGCTCGCGGTGACCCTGCTCGGCGCGCACCGGCGGCTCCAGGCGCCGCTGCTGCTCGGCGGCGGCGCCCTTGCGGCGGTGGCCCTGCACGAGCTCGCCCCGTACGTGGTCCAGGTGGTCGACGCGCTGCCGCGCTGGCTGCCGCCGGCGCTGGCGGGGCTGCTGCTCCTGGTGGTGGGGGCGACGTACGAGAAGCGGCTGCGCGACGCGCGCCGGATGCGGGCGGCCCTCGGCCGGCTCAGGTGA
- a CDS encoding SRPBCC family protein, producing the protein MDRSRAGNTDRRHRDRWNRYRFRSVWDLDAPPARVYAALEQTGDYPHWWPQVRAVERIDGHSGTLHIRSVLPYEIRTTATELLRDPGRGLLEAALHGDIEGWARWTVRARRGDGGRGTRALYEQEVEVRSPLLRRLAVPARPAFRLNHALMMRAGRRALAARLAAPPEAV; encoded by the coding sequence ATGGACCGCAGCCGCGCAGGGAACACGGACCGCCGCCACCGGGACCGCTGGAACCGCTACCGCTTCCGCAGCGTGTGGGACCTCGACGCCCCGCCCGCCCGGGTCTACGCCGCACTCGAGCAGACCGGGGACTACCCGCACTGGTGGCCCCAGGTCCGCGCCGTCGAGCGGATCGACGGACACAGCGGCACCCTGCACATCCGCTCCGTCCTCCCGTACGAGATCCGCACCACCGCCACCGAACTCCTGCGCGACCCCGGCCGGGGCCTCCTGGAAGCCGCCCTGCACGGAGACATCGAGGGCTGGGCGCGGTGGACCGTACGCGCCCGGCGGGGCGACGGCGGGCGCGGCACGCGGGCCCTGTACGAGCAGGAGGTCGAGGTGCGCAGCCCCCTGCTGCGCCGCCTCGCGGTCCCCGCGCGGCCCGCGTTCCGGCTCAACCACGCCCTGATGATGCGGGCCGGCCGGCGCGCCCTCGCCGCCCGTCTGGCGGCCCCGCCGGAAGCGGTTTGA
- a CDS encoding DsbA family protein, with translation MTDSVILDVWCELQCPDCHRALGDVHALRARYGDRLDIRLRHFPLEKHKHAFAAAQAAEEAAEQGRAWPYVEAVLARTAELGERGEAVLLDVARELGLDAEELDTALIDGRHILIVDADQAEGKALGVSGTPTYVIGGERLDGGKSQDGLRARIEEIADRLLAAETP, from the coding sequence ATGACCGATTCCGTGATCCTCGACGTCTGGTGCGAACTCCAGTGCCCGGACTGCCACCGCGCCCTGGGCGACGTACACGCCCTGCGGGCCCGCTACGGCGACCGGCTGGACATCCGGCTGCGCCACTTCCCGCTGGAGAAGCACAAGCACGCCTTCGCCGCGGCGCAGGCCGCCGAGGAGGCCGCGGAGCAGGGCCGGGCCTGGCCGTACGTGGAGGCCGTCCTGGCGCGCACCGCGGAGCTCGGCGAGCGCGGCGAGGCCGTACTGCTGGACGTGGCGCGCGAACTCGGCCTCGACGCCGAAGAGTTGGACACCGCCCTGATCGACGGCCGGCACATCCTGATCGTCGACGCCGACCAGGCCGAGGGCAAGGCGCTCGGCGTGAGCGGCACCCCGACGTACGTGATCGGCGGCGAGCGCCTCGACGGCGGCAAGAGCCAGGACGGCCTGCGCGCCCGCATCGAGGAGATCGCGGACCGCCTGCTGGCCGCCGAAACCCCCTAG
- a CDS encoding GNAT family N-acetyltransferase encodes MTTTLRPSGPLQQSSGGARSRPYEIRVNSRRVGALLVACDTPFGPTVGEIRDLAVDEPDRRRGRATVGALAAEEVLRGWGCRRVRVSVPAACAGGLRMAQALGYAEYSRIMAKELPAEPPELREGVLGRPMTQAEYEVWLVDAIDGYTADWTSRGMPEEAARAKSVADHERQLPHGLATEGTTLCVLEAAGAPVGHVWVAPAGEGAYVFDVAVAEEHRGRGYGRDLMLLAEREALAAGHRTLGLQVFAGNTPALRLYESLGYRTTDVNYAKDLL; translated from the coding sequence ATGACCACCACCCTGCGGCCGAGCGGGCCGCTTCAGCAGAGCAGCGGGGGCGCGCGGTCGCGCCCGTACGAGATCCGGGTCAACAGCAGGCGCGTCGGCGCGCTGCTGGTCGCCTGCGACACGCCCTTCGGGCCGACGGTCGGGGAGATCCGCGACCTCGCCGTCGACGAACCCGACCGGCGGCGCGGCCGGGCCACGGTCGGGGCGCTCGCCGCCGAGGAGGTGCTGCGCGGCTGGGGCTGCCGCCGCGTCCGGGTCTCCGTACCCGCCGCCTGCGCGGGCGGCCTGCGGATGGCGCAGGCGCTCGGGTACGCCGAGTACAGCCGCATCATGGCCAAGGAGCTCCCCGCGGAGCCGCCCGAGCTCCGGGAGGGGGTTCTCGGTCGCCCCATGACGCAGGCCGAGTACGAGGTCTGGCTCGTCGACGCGATCGACGGCTACACCGCCGACTGGACCAGCCGGGGCATGCCGGAGGAGGCCGCGCGGGCGAAGTCGGTGGCCGACCACGAGCGCCAGCTGCCCCACGGGCTGGCCACGGAGGGCACCACCCTCTGCGTCCTGGAGGCGGCGGGCGCCCCGGTCGGCCACGTGTGGGTGGCGCCGGCCGGGGAGGGCGCGTACGTCTTCGACGTCGCGGTCGCCGAGGAGCACCGGGGCCGGGGGTACGGCCGAGACCTGATGCTGCTCGCCGAACGCGAGGCCCTCGCCGCGGGCCACCGCACCCTCGGGCTCCAGGTCTTCGCCGGCAACACCCCGGCCCTGCGGCTCTACGAGTCCCTCGGCTACCGGACCACCGACGTGAACTACGCCAAGGACCTGCTCTAG
- a CDS encoding aminotransferase class IV — protein MRIWLDGALRDADSAQVSVFDHGLTVGDGVFETLKAEQGTAFALTRHLDRLTRSARGLGLPDPDPDEVRRACAAVLEANPMPLGRLRITYTGGVSPLGSDRGESGPTLIVALGETARRPDSTAVITVPWVRNERSAVTGLKTTSYAENVVALAAAHRAGASEALFANTVGRLCEGTGSNVFVVLDGELHTPPVASGCLAGITRALVVEWAGAKETDLPFEALEQAEEIFLTSTLRDVQAVHRVDDRTTAAAAAAPGHVTAEAMRIFDARSGEDLDP, from the coding sequence GTGAGGATCTGGCTCGACGGCGCGCTGCGGGACGCCGACAGCGCACAGGTGTCCGTGTTCGACCACGGGCTGACCGTGGGCGACGGTGTGTTCGAGACGCTGAAGGCGGAGCAGGGCACGGCCTTCGCGCTCACCCGGCATCTGGACCGGCTGACCCGCTCGGCCCGCGGTCTCGGGCTGCCCGACCCCGACCCGGACGAGGTGCGCCGGGCCTGCGCGGCCGTCCTGGAGGCCAATCCGATGCCGCTCGGCCGGCTGCGCATCACGTACACCGGCGGCGTCTCCCCGCTCGGCTCCGACCGCGGGGAGTCCGGCCCCACCCTGATCGTGGCCCTCGGCGAGACCGCCCGCCGGCCGGACTCCACCGCCGTGATCACCGTGCCCTGGGTGCGCAACGAGCGCTCCGCCGTGACCGGCCTGAAGACCACCTCATACGCGGAGAACGTCGTCGCGCTGGCCGCCGCCCACCGGGCCGGGGCCTCCGAAGCCCTGTTCGCGAACACCGTCGGGCGGCTCTGCGAGGGCACCGGCTCCAACGTGTTCGTCGTACTCGACGGGGAGCTGCACACGCCGCCCGTCGCCTCCGGCTGCCTGGCCGGCATCACCCGCGCCCTCGTCGTGGAGTGGGCCGGGGCCAAGGAGACGGACCTGCCCTTCGAGGCGCTCGAGCAGGCCGAGGAGATCTTCCTGACCTCCACGCTGCGCGATGTGCAGGCCGTCCACCGGGTCGACGACCGTACGACGGCCGCGGCCGCGGCCGCGCCGGGACACGTCACGGCCGAGGCGATGCGGATCTTCGACGCGCGCTCCGGCGAGGACCTGGACCCGTGA